One window of the Quadrisphaera setariae genome contains the following:
- the dusB gene encoding tRNA dihydrouridine synthase DusB, whose protein sequence is MSTALDAPPQAGELAAPLLPPLRFGQHVVDVPVVLAPMAGVTNAPFRSLCREHGAGVYVSEMVTSRALVERTPESLRLVQHEPGASPRSVQLYGVDPTTVGAAVRMLVTEDLADHVDLNFGCPVPKVTRRGGGSALPWKRDLFRDVVRAAVRAAQTSAGPDVPVTVKMRKGIDPDHLTYLDAGRAAETEGAAWVALHGRTAADGYAGTADWEAIARLKEAVTTIPVLGNGDVWSAEDAVRMVERSGCDGVVVGRGCLGRPWLFADLAAAMRGEPQWVRPGLRFVAQTLRRHAELLVEHFGDELRGCREIRKHVAWYLKGYVVGGQLRAQLGLVDSLAALDALIDTLDLDQPHPGEAAEGSRGRTSPAPRVVLPEGWLDSRELDGAALDVVRAGELDPAATAGG, encoded by the coding sequence GTGAGCACCGCACTCGACGCACCCCCCCAGGCCGGTGAGCTGGCTGCGCCCCTGCTGCCGCCGCTGCGCTTCGGCCAGCACGTCGTCGACGTCCCCGTGGTCCTCGCGCCGATGGCCGGGGTCACCAACGCACCCTTCCGCAGCCTGTGCCGCGAGCACGGCGCCGGCGTCTACGTCTCCGAGATGGTGACCAGCCGGGCGCTGGTGGAGCGCACCCCCGAGAGCCTGCGGCTGGTGCAGCACGAGCCGGGCGCCAGCCCCCGCAGCGTGCAGCTGTACGGCGTCGACCCCACCACGGTGGGCGCGGCGGTGCGGATGCTCGTCACCGAGGACCTCGCCGACCACGTCGACCTCAACTTCGGCTGCCCGGTGCCCAAGGTGACGCGCCGCGGTGGCGGGTCAGCGCTGCCGTGGAAGCGGGACCTCTTCCGCGACGTCGTGAGGGCCGCGGTGCGTGCGGCGCAGACCTCCGCCGGCCCCGACGTGCCGGTCACGGTGAAGATGCGCAAGGGCATCGACCCCGACCACCTCACCTACCTCGACGCCGGGCGCGCCGCCGAGACCGAGGGCGCCGCGTGGGTGGCGCTGCACGGCCGCACCGCCGCCGACGGGTACGCCGGCACCGCCGACTGGGAGGCGATCGCCCGCCTCAAGGAGGCCGTGACGACCATCCCGGTGCTCGGCAACGGCGACGTCTGGTCCGCCGAGGACGCCGTGCGCATGGTCGAGCGCTCCGGCTGCGACGGCGTCGTGGTGGGGCGGGGCTGCCTGGGGAGGCCGTGGCTGTTCGCCGACCTCGCCGCGGCGATGCGCGGTGAGCCGCAGTGGGTGCGGCCGGGCCTGCGCTTCGTGGCGCAGACCCTGCGCCGCCACGCCGAGCTGCTCGTGGAGCACTTCGGCGACGAGCTGCGCGGCTGCCGCGAGATCCGCAAGCACGTCGCCTGGTACCTGAAGGGCTACGTCGTGGGCGGCCAGCTGCGCGCGCAGCTGGGCCTGGTGGACTCCCTGGCCGCGCTCGACGCGCTCATCGACACCCTCGACCTGGACCAGCCGCACCCCGGCGAGGCCGCCGAGGGCTCCCGGGGGCGCACCTCACCGGCCCCGCGGGTGGTGCTGCCCGAGGGGTGGCTCGACTCCCGCGAGCTCGACGGGGCGGCTCTGGACGTGGTGCGCGCCGGCGAGCTCGACCCGGCCGCGACGGCCGGCGGCTAG
- a CDS encoding STAS domain-containing protein gives MSITTSTASQTGDLPGADDVVVVAVEGDLDIRTAPDLREVLRSLLRPTGAAGAQHVVVDLRRVTFIDSYALGVLVQGYKLSRAHRRTFELVSTGSKVAGLFRVTGMQHVMPLHPDVPSALHERRTARVG, from the coding sequence ATGAGCATCACGACGAGCACGGCGAGCCAGACGGGCGACCTGCCCGGTGCCGACGACGTCGTCGTCGTGGCGGTCGAGGGCGACCTCGACATCCGCACCGCCCCGGACCTGCGGGAGGTGCTGCGCTCCCTGCTGCGGCCCACCGGTGCCGCGGGCGCCCAGCACGTGGTGGTGGACCTGCGCCGGGTGACCTTCATCGACTCCTACGCCCTCGGCGTGCTCGTGCAGGGCTACAAGCTCTCGCGAGCACACCGCCGCACGTTCGAGCTGGTCTCCACCGGCTCGAAGGTGGCCGGTCTGTTCCGGGTGACCGGCATGCAGCACGTCATGCCCCTGCACCCGGACGTCCCCTCCGCCCTCCACGAGCGGCGCACCGCCCGCGTCGGCTGA
- a CDS encoding deoxyguanosinetriphosphate triphosphohydrolase has translation MDGEVSGYGEHARARWAPEAPKSYKRSAFARDRARVLHSSALRRLGAKTQVVGPGSDDFARTRLTHSLEVAQVGRELGGALGCDPDVVDTACLSHDLGHPPFGHNGESALAQLTAAIGGFEGNAQTLRLLTRLEPKTRFPDAEGGGPAGLNLTRASLDATTKYPWHSGDDPRGVTRKFGVYASSTAGGRDGDDAVFAWLREGAPDRRRCIEAQVMDLSDDIAYCVHDMEDAVVAGRLDLRALASRDERGHIAGAVRAWHLPDAADVEVDAALDRLVAAPYWVDHYDGSWASLAALKDTTSQLIGRFCAAAERATRAVAGPGPLTRYAADLVVPRSTEVEIAVLKGVAAAYVLTNRDKASTYAEERQVVTDLVRALLEQPHVMEPPFAAWHAQADDDAGRLRAVVDQVASLTDTSALAWHARLVMTYP, from the coding sequence GTGGACGGCGAGGTCAGCGGCTACGGGGAGCACGCCCGCGCCCGCTGGGCGCCGGAGGCGCCGAAGAGCTACAAGCGCAGCGCCTTCGCCCGCGACCGCGCCCGCGTGCTGCACTCCTCCGCGCTGCGGCGCCTGGGTGCCAAGACGCAGGTGGTGGGCCCGGGCTCGGACGACTTCGCCCGCACGCGCCTGACGCACTCCCTCGAGGTGGCGCAGGTCGGGCGCGAGCTGGGCGGCGCGCTGGGCTGCGACCCCGACGTCGTCGACACCGCCTGCCTGTCCCATGACCTGGGCCACCCGCCGTTCGGCCACAACGGCGAGTCGGCGCTGGCGCAGCTCACGGCGGCCATCGGCGGCTTCGAGGGCAACGCGCAGACCCTGCGGCTGCTCACCCGGCTGGAGCCCAAGACCCGCTTCCCCGACGCCGAGGGCGGTGGGCCGGCCGGGCTCAACCTCACGCGGGCCAGTCTCGACGCCACCACCAAGTACCCCTGGCACTCCGGTGACGACCCCCGCGGGGTGACCCGCAAGTTCGGCGTCTACGCCAGCAGCACCGCCGGCGGCCGCGACGGGGACGACGCGGTCTTCGCCTGGCTGCGCGAGGGCGCCCCCGACCGCCGCCGGTGCATCGAGGCGCAGGTCATGGACCTGTCCGACGACATCGCCTACTGCGTGCACGACATGGAGGACGCCGTCGTGGCGGGCCGCCTGGACCTGCGGGCCCTCGCCTCGCGCGACGAGCGCGGCCACATCGCCGGCGCCGTCCGCGCCTGGCACCTGCCCGACGCGGCCGACGTCGAGGTGGACGCCGCGCTGGACCGGCTGGTGGCCGCGCCCTACTGGGTGGACCACTACGACGGGTCCTGGGCCTCGCTCGCGGCGCTGAAGGACACCACCAGCCAGCTCATCGGGAGGTTCTGCGCCGCGGCGGAGCGGGCCACCCGTGCCGTGGCCGGGCCCGGACCGCTGACCCGGTACGCGGCCGACCTCGTGGTGCCGCGCTCGACGGAGGTGGAGATCGCCGTCCTCAAGGGCGTCGCCGCGGCCTACGTGCTCACCAACCGCGACAAGGCCTCCACCTACGCCGAGGAGCGCCAGGTGGTCACCGACCTCGTGCGGGCGCTGCTGGAGCAGCCGCACGTCATGGAGCCGCCGTTCGCGGCGTGGCACGCCCAGGCCGACGACGACGCCGGCCGCCTGCGCGCCGTCGTGGACCAGGTGGCCTCCCTCACCGACACGAGCGCCCTGGCCTGGCACGCCCGCCTGGTGATGACCTACCCCTGA